The following proteins are encoded in a genomic region of Flammeovirga pectinis:
- a CDS encoding type I restriction endonuclease subunit R: MHFTEAKLENSFIQLLEQQNFIYQKGEQINRENQEEVLIKEDLNAYLHQRYPSLTSQEIKSIVRDLEKLPASDLYDSNKAIMHKVANGFTFKREDRKEKDLYIQLIDYDNLSNNLFKAVNQLEIQGYENLRIPDVIVYINGLPLVVVELKSAVRENATIHDAYVQITTRYRRDIPALFKYNAFCVISDGVNNKAGSFFAPYEFFYAWRRTDGSAKKEVDGIASLYTLLEGMFAQNRLVDIIHHFIYMPDTPKREEKIVCRYPQYYAVNALFENIKKHQKPEGDGKGGTYFGATGCGKSFTMLFLTRMLMKSPYFASPTIVLITDRTDLDKQLRDQFVNAKEYIGDSFVRSVESRTQLREYLQGRNSGGVFLTTIHKFTEDAQLLSDRTNVICISDEAHRSQTNLDQKLTITEKGVKKSFGFAKHLHDSLPHATYVGFTGTPIDATLEVFGEVVDAYTMTESVEDEITVRIVYEGRAAKVIMDNSKLNEIENYYGQVLEEGASEYHVDESKRQSTQMDVILGDEHRLQAIAKDFIQHYEGRVEEGASVKGKAMFVCSSRQIAYAFYQKVIAIRPQWATPLDCAEGETLTEKEKKENLPLPRINMVMTRGKDDPEELYNALGNKQYRTTLDQQFKNAKSNFKIAVVVDMWLTGFDVPFLDTIYIDKPIQQHNLIQTISRVNRKFEGKDKGLVVDYIGIKKNMNLALAQFNKVDSQNFEDIQQSITAVRDHLDLLRKVFHKFDASLYFTGNELEQLETLNKASEFVQLTEALEKRFMNLVKRLKSAYDICSGSEEIKDKEKDEIHFYLAVRSIVFKLTKGEAPDTDQMNKKVREMIAEAIKSDGVEEIFKLGDENDSKIDIFDEDYLAKVNKIKMPNTKIKLLQKLLAKAIDDFKKVNKIKGVDFTEKMQQLVSKYNERKEDDVLVGEVLEDFADEITTLIYDLKSEMGSFADMGIDFEEKAFYDILLALAHKYDFNYPEDQTKALAQKVKQIVDDKANYTDWNTRDDIKAELKVALILLLHEFKYPPVDRDEVYKEIFEQAENFKKYN, translated from the coding sequence ATGCACTTCACCGAAGCAAAACTAGAAAACTCCTTTATCCAACTACTTGAACAACAAAACTTCATCTATCAAAAAGGAGAACAAATCAATAGAGAGAATCAGGAAGAAGTTTTAATCAAGGAGGACTTAAACGCCTATTTACATCAGCGTTATCCATCGCTTACGTCTCAAGAAATCAAGAGTATAGTAAGAGATTTGGAGAAGTTGCCTGCTTCGGATTTATACGATAGCAACAAAGCCATTATGCACAAAGTAGCGAATGGTTTTACTTTCAAAAGAGAAGATAGAAAGGAGAAAGATCTTTATATACAGCTGATTGATTACGATAACTTATCAAACAATCTATTTAAAGCCGTCAATCAATTAGAAATTCAAGGGTATGAGAACCTTCGTATTCCAGATGTGATTGTTTATATCAATGGTTTGCCTTTGGTAGTGGTAGAATTGAAGAGTGCCGTAAGAGAAAATGCCACTATACATGATGCTTACGTACAAATCACTACCCGTTACAGAAGAGACATTCCAGCACTTTTCAAGTACAATGCTTTTTGTGTAATCAGTGATGGAGTCAATAATAAAGCAGGTTCTTTCTTTGCTCCTTATGAGTTCTTTTATGCATGGAGAAGAACCGATGGAAGTGCTAAAAAAGAAGTAGATGGTATCGCATCCTTATATACCTTATTGGAAGGAATGTTTGCTCAAAATAGATTGGTGGATATTATTCATCACTTTATTTATATGCCAGACACTCCCAAAAGAGAAGAAAAAATTGTGTGTCGATATCCGCAATATTATGCGGTAAATGCCTTGTTTGAGAACATCAAAAAGCATCAAAAGCCAGAAGGTGATGGTAAAGGAGGTACTTACTTTGGGGCAACAGGATGCGGAAAAAGTTTTACAATGCTTTTCCTTACAAGAATGTTAATGAAAAGCCCTTATTTTGCCAGTCCTACCATTGTATTAATTACAGACCGCACCGATCTAGACAAACAATTGAGAGATCAGTTTGTCAATGCAAAAGAATATATAGGCGATAGTTTTGTACGAAGTGTAGAAAGCAGAACACAACTTAGAGAATACCTTCAAGGCAGAAACAGTGGAGGGGTGTTCTTAACCACCATCCATAAATTCACAGAAGATGCACAATTGCTTTCGGATAGAACCAATGTAATTTGTATTTCCGATGAAGCCCACCGTAGCCAAACTAACCTCGATCAGAAATTAACCATCACCGAAAAAGGAGTAAAGAAATCTTTCGGTTTTGCCAAGCACTTGCACGACTCCTTACCCCACGCCACGTATGTAGGTTTTACAGGAACACCCATTGATGCCACTTTAGAAGTATTTGGAGAAGTAGTAGATGCCTACACCATGACCGAATCCGTAGAAGATGAAATTACGGTACGTATTGTTTACGAAGGCAGAGCAGCAAAGGTAATTATGGATAATAGTAAACTCAATGAAATAGAGAATTACTACGGTCAGGTTTTAGAAGAAGGAGCAAGCGAATACCATGTAGACGAAAGTAAACGTCAATCTACCCAAATGGATGTTATTTTGGGAGATGAACACCGTCTACAAGCCATCGCTAAAGATTTTATTCAACATTACGAAGGCAGAGTAGAAGAAGGTGCTTCTGTAAAAGGAAAAGCAATGTTTGTGTGCAGTAGTCGTCAGATAGCCTATGCATTTTATCAGAAAGTCATCGCAATACGACCGCAATGGGCAACCCCATTAGACTGTGCAGAAGGAGAAACACTCACTGAAAAAGAAAAGAAAGAAAACCTCCCATTACCACGTATTAACATGGTCATGACCAGAGGAAAAGATGATCCTGAAGAATTGTACAATGCTTTAGGTAATAAACAATATAGAACCACTTTAGATCAGCAATTCAAAAATGCCAAATCCAATTTCAAAATTGCCGTTGTAGTAGATATGTGGCTCACAGGTTTTGATGTACCTTTTTTGGATACCATCTATATAGATAAACCTATCCAACAGCACAACCTTATTCAAACCATTTCTAGGGTTAATAGAAAGTTTGAAGGGAAAGACAAAGGATTGGTAGTAGATTATATCGGTATCAAAAAGAACATGAACTTAGCATTGGCACAGTTCAATAAAGTAGACAGCCAAAACTTCGAAGACATACAACAATCCATTACCGCCGTAAGAGATCATTTAGACCTACTCCGTAAAGTATTTCATAAGTTCGATGCTTCCTTATATTTCACAGGAAATGAATTGGAGCAATTAGAAACCCTCAATAAAGCATCAGAATTTGTACAACTTACAGAAGCCCTAGAAAAGCGTTTTATGAACTTGGTCAAACGCCTAAAATCTGCCTACGACATCTGTTCAGGAAGTGAAGAAATCAAAGACAAAGAAAAAGACGAAATCCACTTCTACCTCGCTGTTCGCTCCATTGTTTTTAAACTGACCAAAGGAGAAGCTCCTGATACCGATCAGATGAACAAAAAGGTAAGAGAAATGATCGCCGAAGCCATAAAAAGTGATGGAGTAGAAGAAATCTTCAAACTAGGCGATGAAAACGATAGTAAAATAGACATTTTTGATGAAGACTATTTGGCAAAAGTCAATAAAATCAAGATGCCTAATACAAAGATCAAACTTTTACAAAAACTACTCGCCAAAGCCATAGATGATTTTAAGAAGGTCAATAAAATAAAAGGCGTCGACTTCACAGAAAAAATGCAACAGTTGGTAAGTAAATACAACGAACGCAAAGAAGACGATGTATTGGTAGGTGAAGTATTAGAAGACTTCGCCGATGAAATCACTACCCTCATCTACGATCTTAAATCAGAAATGGGCTCATTCGCAGATATGGGTATCGACTTCGAAGAAAAAGCCTTCTATGATATCCTCTTAGCACTAGCCCATAAATACGATTTTAATTACCCCGAAGACCAAACAAAGGCATTGGCTCAAAAGGTAAAACAGATAGTAGATGATAAAGCCAATTACACAGATTGGAACACAAGAGACGACATAAAAGCCGAACTCAAAGTAGCCTTAATCTTACTTCTCCACGAGTTTAAATACCCTCCTGTAGATAGAGATGAGGTGTATAAGGAGATATTTGAGCAGGCGGAGAATTTTAAGAAGTATAATTGA
- a CDS encoding DUF3226 domain-containing protein, which produces MELVIYLEGDADIRFLEDFVAYHFPDKKEQVSFINVGGKTSLPSKKKDLEEDSFNDRKSIVIFDADDESKPNGGKEASLTYLQNELEKIDISHIENEDIFLFPNHNEEGDLETLLEQLIPEGKRNVLACFSEYQTCLSSIRDSYTPPLNVPDNKIKMYAYGSLLGAKGSETARFYLTNHWDLDAEYAKPLYDFLEKYLK; this is translated from the coding sequence ATGGAGTTAGTAATATATTTAGAAGGGGATGCAGATATCCGTTTTTTAGAAGACTTTGTAGCCTATCATTTTCCAGATAAAAAAGAGCAAGTATCCTTTATCAATGTTGGAGGAAAAACAAGTCTACCTTCTAAGAAGAAAGATTTAGAAGAAGATAGCTTCAACGATAGAAAGTCCATTGTCATTTTTGATGCAGATGATGAAAGTAAACCTAATGGAGGAAAAGAAGCTAGTCTTACCTACCTTCAAAACGAATTAGAGAAAATCGATATTTCTCATATTGAAAATGAAGATATATTTTTATTTCCCAATCATAATGAAGAGGGTGACTTAGAAACTTTATTAGAACAACTTATTCCAGAAGGAAAAAGAAATGTATTAGCATGTTTTAGCGAATACCAAACTTGCTTATCTTCAATTAGAGATTCTTATACTCCTCCTTTAAATGTTCCAGATAATAAAATAAAGATGTATGCTTATGGATCTTTGTTAGGAGCAAAAGGATCAGAAACAGCTCGTTTTTATCTTACTAATCACTGGGATTTAGATGCTGAGTATGCAAAGCCATTATATGATTTCTTAGAAAAATATTTAAAATAG
- a CDS encoding AAA family ATPase, with translation MTFDTLEIKDFKGIQSLTVEGLKKINFIVGKNNSGKSTLLDALYLIAKQGDPRSIIELFDIRQSSLRKGKDLKFLFPRANTKLFPDLLAFDNEKSWGIRLQAYSGDLKDGHLIGLENIDLEIDGIRLLNEKSTRRESLLKQNDKGFSGHASSTIVVRKHEDTTFYNRKVPFEFKFNDTQKGIPINYVPSSPTYQNLLEETQSVVQKRKKTELVAVLNEIEPLVEDIEILGEEIGIGLKGWEEIAPLKTMGEGFVKLFGLVVAMLNAKDGICLIDEIENGLHYSVLEKIWKHVIHVANELNVQLFITTHNIEILESFINSVEGNEQLKQTKEETTLNRILFHPEKGHLAQTYSFEEIQKQIELGNELRGR, from the coding sequence ATGACATTCGATACATTAGAAATAAAAGACTTTAAAGGTATACAATCCCTTACGGTAGAAGGATTAAAGAAGATCAACTTTATTGTAGGGAAAAATAATAGTGGGAAAAGTACTCTTTTGGATGCCTTATATTTAATTGCAAAGCAAGGCGATCCTAGGTCTATTATTGAACTTTTTGATATCAGACAATCATCATTACGAAAAGGGAAAGATTTAAAGTTTTTATTTCCTAGAGCGAACACAAAATTGTTTCCTGATTTATTAGCTTTTGATAATGAAAAATCTTGGGGTATTAGACTTCAGGCATATAGTGGAGATTTAAAAGACGGTCATCTAATAGGTTTAGAGAATATAGACCTTGAAATTGACGGAATAAGATTACTGAATGAGAAATCGACAAGACGAGAAAGTTTATTAAAACAGAATGATAAGGGTTTTTCAGGTCATGCTTCAAGTACTATTGTTGTTAGAAAGCATGAAGATACTACGTTTTATAATAGAAAAGTTCCTTTTGAATTTAAGTTTAATGATACTCAAAAAGGTATACCAATAAATTATGTACCCTCTAGTCCTACCTATCAAAACTTACTAGAAGAAACGCAAAGTGTTGTTCAAAAAAGGAAAAAAACAGAGTTAGTTGCGGTTTTAAATGAAATCGAACCACTTGTTGAAGATATAGAAATACTAGGTGAAGAAATTGGAATTGGATTAAAAGGTTGGGAAGAAATTGCCCCTTTAAAAACAATGGGAGAAGGCTTTGTCAAACTTTTTGGTTTGGTGGTTGCCATGCTCAATGCCAAAGATGGAATCTGTCTAATAGATGAAATTGAAAACGGATTACACTACAGTGTTCTTGAGAAAATTTGGAAACATGTAATACACGTAGCGAATGAATTAAATGTTCAATTATTTATAACAACACATAATATCGAAATATTGGAATCTTTCATTAATAGTGTAGAAGGCAATGAACAATTGAAGCAAACGAAGGAGGAAACAACATTGAATAGAATTCTCTTTCACCCAGAAAAAGGACATTTGGCTCAAACATATTCTTTTGAGGAGATTCAAAAACAAATTGAACTTGGCAACGAACTAAGAGGAAGATAA
- a CDS encoding ATP-dependent nuclease — protein sequence MSHIKLTGIQIENYRSFKASQAIPFIDPSYGKPISIIGYNNVGKTTLMNSILYGLQYKYVSPNSFTIDDFHNRDINNIPKIILGVESSVEYKYCGEKQANMTGYHKLDIITDGDQISGGKVECFFENSFEDRTKNYNAFGALRYFNIFYINFHNIKDEIVTQKSSWGNIKSFLGKHIQKLISEDSEMNEKKDTFHQSLKVTTETVLEGSKIKNFIEAINKNYVSNLRNQACHIEFGLPNYEDIFLQMLFKIGLNGDQENLVPINHFGDGYISMFIMAVIQAIAEFSEDDKCLFLFEEPESFLHENHQEYFYNNVLCKLAENGHQVIYTTHSDKMIDPFNTRSIVRLDMNENNETIVSYSKPSNEFEFSNQGTSEPDETTGEIITYKEYNQFIKSIEPNLNRILFSKKVILVEGPNDVLVYKEIIRKKVLEAVENNDTIIDKDLYARTFLNFENISIVCHHGKTTAIYLTELCKHFGIDYFVINDWDFEEDDISIEHVVELTDLRASQLYRSQQDSNRKGMLTNNWNLLQSARNSQIHFNVKKLESVIGHNSDNKNSLQIWNLIKSDDFVISHNLFPQRLSDFIGLQNLNINNSGEEVEDLQLT from the coding sequence ATGTCACATATAAAACTAACAGGTATACAGATAGAAAATTATCGTTCATTTAAAGCGTCTCAAGCTATACCATTCATTGATCCAAGTTATGGTAAGCCAATATCTATAATTGGTTATAACAATGTTGGTAAAACCACATTGATGAATTCAATATTATACGGATTACAATATAAATATGTATCACCAAATTCATTTACAATAGATGATTTTCATAATAGAGATATTAATAACATACCTAAGATTATTTTAGGTGTTGAAAGTTCTGTAGAATATAAATATTGCGGAGAAAAACAAGCAAACATGACTGGTTATCATAAATTAGATATTATAACAGATGGTGATCAGATTTCAGGAGGAAAAGTAGAATGTTTTTTTGAGAACTCATTTGAGGATAGAACAAAAAATTATAACGCATTTGGTGCACTTAGATACTTTAATATTTTTTATATCAATTTTCATAATATTAAAGATGAAATAGTAACACAAAAAAGTAGCTGGGGAAATATTAAATCTTTCTTGGGAAAACATATTCAAAAACTAATTTCAGAAGATTCTGAGATGAATGAAAAAAAAGACACATTTCATCAGTCTTTAAAAGTAACTACAGAAACGGTCTTAGAAGGTTCTAAAATTAAAAATTTTATTGAAGCAATAAATAAGAATTATGTTAGTAACCTTAGAAATCAAGCATGCCATATTGAGTTCGGTTTACCAAATTATGAAGATATTTTTCTTCAAATGCTATTTAAAATAGGTTTAAATGGAGATCAAGAAAATCTAGTACCTATTAATCATTTTGGGGATGGTTATATCTCTATGTTTATAATGGCAGTTATACAAGCTATTGCAGAATTTAGTGAAGACGATAAATGTTTATTCTTATTTGAAGAACCTGAAAGTTTTTTACATGAGAATCACCAAGAATATTTTTATAATAATGTCCTATGTAAGCTTGCCGAAAATGGTCATCAAGTAATCTATACTACTCATTCTGATAAAATGATAGATCCTTTTAACACGAGGAGTATTGTTAGATTAGATATGAATGAAAACAATGAAACAATTGTAAGTTACTCTAAACCATCAAATGAGTTTGAGTTTTCAAATCAAGGGACTTCAGAACCTGATGAAACAACTGGTGAGATAATAACTTATAAAGAATATAATCAGTTTATTAAATCTATTGAACCGAACCTAAATCGTATACTTTTTAGTAAAAAAGTAATATTGGTCGAAGGTCCAAATGATGTTTTAGTTTACAAGGAAATTATAAGAAAAAAGGTACTTGAAGCAGTTGAAAATAATGATACGATTATTGACAAAGATCTTTATGCTAGAACTTTTTTAAATTTTGAAAATATATCTATTGTTTGTCATCATGGTAAAACTACAGCAATTTATTTAACTGAGTTATGTAAACATTTTGGTATTGATTACTTTGTAATTAATGATTGGGATTTTGAGGAAGATGATATTTCAATTGAACACGTAGTTGAGTTAACTGATTTAAGAGCATCTCAATTATACAGAAGTCAACAAGATTCTAATAGAAAAGGTATGCTTACAAATAATTGGAATTTGCTTCAATCAGCTAGAAATAGTCAAATTCATTTTAATGTAAAAAAATTAGAAAGTGTAATTGGACATAATTCTGATAATAAAAATAGTCTACAAATTTGGAATTTGATTAAAAGTGATGATTTCGTCATTTCACATAATCTTTTTCCACAAAGATTATCTGATTTCATAGGTCTTCAAAATTTGAATATTAATAATTCAGGGGAAGAAGTTGAAGACCTACAACTAACTTAA
- a CDS encoding transposase, whose product MEEKFNNKYRIPSARLQSWNYAWEAAYFVTICTANKQHFFGNIENDKMHLSSIGKIVRQEWLKTFDMRPDMNLMMGEYVIMPNHFHAILHIGKNEYNSASVETQCIASNQDIASNQDIASNQDIASNQDIASNQDIASNQDIASNQDIASNQDIASNQDIASNQDIAPEQDIQETQSIASLQCGNKFGPQRKNLSSIIRGFKIGVTKNARVIHADFEWQARFHDHIIRNQKSYDKISNYIANNPLLWKDDKFYD is encoded by the coding sequence ATGGAAGAGAAATTCAACAATAAATATAGAATACCATCAGCACGATTACAATCATGGAATTATGCATGGGAAGCTGCTTATTTTGTGACAATTTGTACTGCCAATAAACAGCATTTTTTTGGTAATATAGAAAATGATAAAATGCATTTGTCATCAATTGGGAAAATTGTAAGACAGGAATGGTTAAAAACATTTGATATGCGACCTGATATGAATTTAATGATGGGGGAATATGTAATAATGCCGAATCATTTTCATGCGATCCTACACATTGGTAAAAATGAATATAATTCAGCCTCCGTAGAGACGCAATGCATTGCGTCTAATCAGGATATTGCGTCTAATCAGGATATTGCGTCTAATCAGGATATTGCGTCTAATCAGGATATTGCGTCTAATCAGGATATTGCGTCTAATCAGGATATTGCGTCTAATCAGGATATTGCGTCTAATCAGGATATTGCGTCTAATCAGGATATTGCGTCTAATCAGGATATTGCACCTGAACAGGATATACAGGAGACGCAAAGCATTGCGTCTCTACAGTGTGGAAACAAATTTGGTCCTCAACGTAAAAATCTATCGTCAATTATTCGTGGATTTAAAATTGGTGTGACTAAAAATGCACGTGTAATTCATGCTGATTTTGAATGGCAAGCAAGGTTTCACGATCACATTATTAGGAATCAGAAATCGTATGATAAAATTTCTAATTACATTGCGAATAACCCTTTATTATGGAAAGATGATAAGTTTTATGATTAA
- a CDS encoding HsdM family class I SAM-dependent methyltransferase → MEETLWDSANKLRGTVESSEYKHVVLGLIFLKFSSDKFEERRKEIIAEGQEAFVEMKEFYNMKNVFFLPEDSRWSELMKNAKQDDIALRIDTALHTIEKNNPSLKGALPDNYFSRLNLDPSKLSALLDTVNDIDTVADNENDIVGRIYEYFLGRFASVEKKGGGEFYTPKCVVNLIAEMLEPFKGKIYDPACGSGGMFVQSLKFVENHQGNTKDISIYGQEYTATTYKLAKMNLAIRGISANLGEVPADTFTKDQHPDLKADYIMANPPFNQDQWREKGELEDDPRWAGFTTPPTGNANYAWILHMLSKLSDKGTAGFVLANGSMSSNTSGEGDIRKQLIENDLVDCIIALPGQLFYSTQIPVCLWFITKSKKDDPEHDYKERQGNTLFIDARNMGSMVDRTHKELTQEDIGDITKTYHAWRGEQKDGDYEDVAGYCKSATLEEIKTNDFVLTPGRYVGVAEEEDDGIPFEEKMSALNTKLKEQMKQSEALDIEICENLKLLGYE, encoded by the coding sequence ATGGAGGAAACGCTCTGGGACTCGGCAAACAAATTACGTGGTACAGTAGAATCATCAGAATATAAACATGTGGTATTAGGCTTAATTTTCTTGAAGTTCTCTTCGGATAAGTTTGAGGAACGCAGAAAGGAAATTATTGCAGAAGGACAGGAAGCATTTGTAGAAATGAAAGAGTTCTACAATATGAAGAATGTGTTTTTCTTGCCGGAAGATTCGAGATGGTCTGAGTTGATGAAGAATGCCAAGCAAGATGATATTGCATTAAGAATAGATACGGCTTTGCATACCATTGAGAAGAACAATCCGAGTTTAAAAGGGGCGTTGCCAGACAATTATTTCTCTCGTTTAAACCTTGATCCTAGTAAGCTGTCGGCTTTATTGGATACCGTTAATGATATTGATACGGTGGCTGACAATGAAAACGATATTGTTGGTCGTATCTACGAGTATTTCTTAGGTCGTTTTGCTTCGGTAGAAAAGAAAGGCGGTGGTGAGTTTTATACACCGAAGTGCGTGGTAAACTTGATTGCCGAAATGTTAGAACCATTTAAAGGGAAAATCTACGATCCTGCTTGTGGTTCTGGAGGTATGTTTGTGCAGTCCTTGAAGTTTGTAGAAAACCACCAAGGGAATACCAAAGATATTTCAATTTACGGTCAAGAATATACGGCTACTACCTATAAGTTGGCGAAAATGAACTTAGCCATTCGTGGCATCTCTGCCAATTTAGGAGAAGTACCTGCGGATACGTTTACTAAAGATCAACACCCCGATTTAAAAGCCGATTATATCATGGCAAACCCTCCTTTTAATCAAGACCAATGGAGAGAGAAAGGAGAGTTGGAAGATGATCCTCGTTGGGCAGGATTTACAACACCTCCAACGGGCAATGCCAACTATGCTTGGATTTTGCATATGCTAAGTAAGTTATCCGACAAAGGAACTGCAGGTTTTGTCTTAGCCAATGGTTCGATGAGTTCCAATACTTCTGGGGAAGGAGACATTAGAAAGCAGCTGATTGAAAACGACTTGGTGGATTGTATTATCGCTTTACCGGGACAATTGTTTTACTCTACTCAAATTCCTGTTTGTTTATGGTTTATCACCAAAAGCAAGAAAGATGATCCTGAACATGACTACAAAGAACGACAAGGGAATACGCTCTTTATTGATGCCCGAAATATGGGATCGATGGTAGACAGAACCCACAAGGAATTGACACAAGAAGATATTGGAGACATCACCAAAACCTACCATGCTTGGAGAGGAGAACAAAAAGATGGTGATTACGAAGATGTAGCAGGCTATTGTAAATCGGCTACTTTAGAAGAAATTAAAACCAATGATTTTGTATTAACGCCTGGTCGATATGTAGGGGTAGCAGAAGAGGAAGACGATGGAATTCCTTTTGAGGAAAAGATGAGTGCTTTAAATACAAAACTCAAAGAGCAAATGAAACAGTCGGAAGCATTGGATATTGAAATTTGTGAGAACTTAAAATTGTTGGGGTATGAGTAG
- a CDS encoding helix-turn-helix domain-containing protein has protein sequence MKNLTYHQRIQLEVAYAAKISVKGIAHLLEVATSTVYREIKRNSMPEGRYIAEYAQKLSIARKKLAGSTEKKSFIFHYKRKKYVLYADRRKIRWYSDAHRNDYIFSPYYKMRRMGPRKVYNKYYGFIVYHFMDNKPLYEFLYAHLQLKRKVRKARLLLKSTFQKFIFINPQTATISLPTTKAA, from the coding sequence ATGAAAAACTTAACCTACCACCAAAGAATACAATTAGAAGTAGCCTATGCTGCTAAAATAAGTGTAAAAGGAATTGCCCATTTATTAGAAGTAGCAACCTCTACTGTTTACAGAGAAATAAAAAGAAACAGCATGCCCGAAGGTAGGTACATTGCTGAGTATGCCCAAAAGTTATCCATTGCTAGAAAAAAATTAGCTGGAAGTACAGAGAAGAAAAGTTTTATCTTCCATTACAAAAGAAAGAAATACGTTTTGTATGCCGATCGTCGTAAAATACGTTGGTACAGCGATGCTCACAGAAACGATTACATTTTCTCTCCCTATTATAAAATGAGACGTATGGGACCAAGAAAAGTATACAATAAATACTATGGTTTTATAGTCTATCATTTTATGGACAATAAACCTTTGTATGAATTCTTATATGCCCATTTGCAATTGAAACGAAAAGTGAGAAAAGCACGTCTGCTTCTTAAAAGTACATTTCAAAAATTCATTTTCATAAATCCCCAAACAGCTACAATTAGTCTTCCTACTACCAAGGCGGCTTAA
- a CDS encoding restriction endonuclease subunit S, whose translation MSSEWVKTKLKSHIEYNKGFAFKSKDFVDEGYPVVKVKNFTSDSVDITECQYLDSESVKVYDKYLLNEDDVLIATVGSWLTNPNSVVGKTVKVPKGLDNAYLNQNAVRLKAKETIDQRFLFYLLKHDKFKYYIVGTAQGSANQASITLNDIFNYEFPLPPFSEQKRIAKILGDLDDKIELNRQTNKTLEEMAQALFQSWFVDFDPVIDNALKAGNSIPEALQQKAEKRKALLGNNPHALPETIQSLFPSAFVWNEVLGKWVPEGWEVNDLGDNLNFRRGHDLAKTKMTGNDYPVMGSNGVIGYHKEFTTSNPCITIGRSGNVGKPKLTLENTWAHNTTLYIDNFKGSDPFYIFYLIQTLNLSNYRGGSAVPTLNRNHIHPIKVCSAPNELQLILSQHISKYHDKIESNKVDNITLEGLRDSLLPKLISGRILL comes from the coding sequence ATGAGTAGTGAGTGGGTTAAAACAAAACTTAAGAGTCATATAGAATATAACAAAGGTTTTGCTTTTAAAAGTAAAGATTTTGTAGATGAGGGTTATCCCGTAGTTAAAGTAAAAAACTTTACAAGTGATTCTGTTGATATAACAGAATGTCAATACTTAGACTCTGAATCAGTTAAGGTTTATGATAAATATCTACTGAATGAAGATGATGTTTTGATAGCAACTGTCGGATCATGGTTAACAAATCCAAATTCTGTAGTCGGGAAAACAGTTAAAGTCCCTAAAGGTTTAGATAATGCATATTTGAATCAAAATGCAGTTAGATTAAAAGCTAAAGAAACAATAGATCAGAGGTTCTTATTTTATTTATTAAAGCATGATAAGTTTAAATATTATATTGTAGGAACAGCTCAAGGGAGTGCAAATCAAGCTAGTATTACTTTAAATGATATATTTAATTATGAGTTTCCTTTACCTCCTTTTTCTGAACAAAAACGCATAGCCAAAATCCTAGGCGACCTAGACGACAAAATCGAACTCAACCGCCAAACCAATAAAACCTTAGAAGAAATGGCACAAGCCCTTTTTCAGAGTTGGTTTGTAGATTTTGATCCCGTTATAGATAATGCCTTAAAAGCAGGAAATAGCATTCCCGAAGCCTTACAACAAAAAGCAGAAAAACGTAAAGCTCTATTAGGGAATAATCCTCATGCCTTACCAGAGACTATCCAATCTCTTTTTCCTAGTGCTTTTGTTTGGAATGAAGTGCTTGGGAAGTGGGTGCCTGAGGGGTGGGAGGTGAATGATTTAGGTGATAATCTTAATTTTAGAAGAGGTCATGACCTTGCAAAGACAAAAATGACAGGAAATGATTATCCTGTTATGGGTTCAAATGGAGTAATTGGTTATCATAAAGAATTTACTACTTCAAATCCTTGTATCACAATTGGTAGATCAGGGAATGTGGGTAAGCCAAAACTAACCTTGGAAAATACATGGGCTCATAATACTACTTTGTATATTGACAATTTTAAAGGAAGTGATCCATTCTACATTTTCTATTTAATTCAAACTCTAAATTTATCTAATTATAGAGGAGGTAGTGCTGTTCCAACCTTAAATAGAAATCATATTCATCCGATAAAAGTATGTTCTGCTCCTAATGAATTACAATTAATTCTATCTCAACACATTTCAAAGTATCATGATAAAATTGAATCTAATAAAGTAGATAATATTACTCTTGAAGGATTGAGGGATAGTTTATTACCGAAGTTGATTTCTGGGAGAATTTTATTATAA